Proteins from a genomic interval of Symmachiella macrocystis:
- a CDS encoding DUF2293 domain-containing protein, with translation MTDNTFLPGPRENTVRSADGNVLTVPAGWALLLPGDAALTRRVKTAGEHWVVQEKKGRKVFSRGVWAPADTIEQIRADLEAERSTEAYAKRKLASARRREKTQTEYVDEFFEAVVAFLDFHSNHAELAQRMARAITQHATPVGSGTVARTKRIPVEQRAEAAVIAWMRHQTTAYDSMPIPRVKGKRREVRRMLAQHSKGILSHYRRGEFISEDCPLQRALAEITPGEKTP, from the coding sequence ATGACCGACAATACGTTTTTACCCGGTCCCAGGGAAAACACCGTGAGATCTGCGGATGGGAATGTCCTGACGGTTCCCGCAGGCTGGGCATTACTTTTGCCCGGTGATGCGGCTTTGACCCGTCGCGTGAAGACTGCTGGGGAGCATTGGGTCGTGCAAGAGAAGAAAGGGCGAAAAGTTTTCTCTCGCGGCGTCTGGGCTCCGGCGGACACGATTGAGCAAATACGTGCGGATCTCGAAGCGGAGCGATCCACAGAGGCGTATGCCAAACGAAAATTGGCAAGCGCTCGCCGCCGCGAGAAAACGCAAACGGAATATGTCGATGAATTCTTCGAAGCCGTTGTCGCCTTCCTCGACTTCCATTCCAATCACGCCGAGCTAGCGCAGCGGATGGCGCGGGCGATTACCCAACACGCCACACCGGTGGGAAGCGGCACGGTGGCTCGCACAAAGCGAATTCCCGTAGAACAACGGGCCGAAGCAGCCGTCATTGCTTGGATGCGGCACCAAACCACCGCCTACGACTCCATGCCGATACCACGTGTCAAAGGCAAACGACGTGAAGTGCGCCGCATGCTCGCCCAACATTCTAAAGGCATCTTGAGTCATTATCGGCGCGGCGAGTTCATCTCAGAGGATTGTCCGCTACAGCGAGCTTTGGCAGAAATCACACCCGGAGAGAAAACACCATGA
- a CDS encoding DUF1653 domain-containing protein produces the protein MKTGRYRHYKGNDYIVIGVAKHSETEEELVVYRQDYGEHGLWVRPKAMFLETVEVAGEQVSRFAFVGIDEP, from the coding sequence ATGAAAACAGGACGTTACCGACACTACAAAGGCAACGACTACATCGTCATCGGAGTTGCCAAACATAGCGAAACCGAAGAAGAGTTGGTCGTATACCGGCAGGATTACGGCGAACACGGACTTTGGGTCCGCCCCAAGGCGATGTTTTTGGAGACCGTTGAAGTCGCTGGGGAACAGGTCTCCCGTTTTGCGTTTGTGGGCATCGACGAACCGTAA
- a CDS encoding DinB family protein: MSDQALRDHAIYLLNGGGGHLHFDKAIADLPAELRGAIIQGVSHTPWRLLEHMRIAQWDILEFSRNPDHVSPDFPVGYWPDGDAPPDSAAWHETVASFKSDLQEMVDLVSNPATDLFAVIPHGSGQTILREALLVADHNAYHLGQLVVIRQALGAWQA, translated from the coding sequence ATGTCCGACCAAGCACTCCGAGACCACGCCATCTACCTGCTCAATGGCGGCGGTGGGCACTTGCACTTTGACAAAGCGATTGCCGATTTACCCGCTGAACTCCGCGGTGCCATAATTCAAGGTGTCTCCCATACTCCCTGGCGACTGCTGGAGCATATGCGGATTGCTCAATGGGACATTCTAGAATTTTCACGCAATCCCGATCACGTCTCTCCCGATTTCCCCGTAGGATACTGGCCCGACGGTGATGCACCGCCAGACTCAGCAGCGTGGCACGAGACCGTGGCAAGCTTCAAATCCGATTTGCAGGAGATGGTGGACCTCGTCTCTAATCCGGCGACGGACCTGTTTGCTGTGATTCCTCATGGCAGTGGGCAAACGATTTTGCGTGAGGCCCTGTTGGTGGCTGATCACAACGCCTACCACTTGGGCCAATTGGTTGTGATTCGCCAGGCATTGGGCGCTTGGCAGGCTTGA
- a CDS encoding PSD1 and planctomycete cytochrome C domain-containing protein produces the protein MKSSIWLIAILLLSLLPTSSRADENDDVFEAKIRPVLVGSCLRCHNDTKTSGGLRVDSLEALLEGGDSGPAIVPGNPDESLLIQAIQRQADVYAMPPDKDNALRPDQVAAFVAWVNAGAVWPANTAKFEVATHWSFQPIRDPQPPLVHDKAWVKTSLDAFIRAKQEAAGVHPAPVADKRTLIRRATFDLTGLPPTPAEVTAFEKDASSQAFEKVVDRLLKSPTYGERWGRHWLDVVRYADTAGETADYPVPLAWRYRNYVIDAFNNDKPYDEFLREQIAGDILAEQGPRERYAERATATGFLAISRRFGFDSENYHHLTIQDTIDTLGQSVLGLSLGCARCHDHKFDPLSMRDYYGLYGIFDSSRYAFPGSEQKKQVRAMLPLIPVQESRDKWLEFDARVASIAASLEQQNQQAPTAILRSLHDIDGDFEMQAAAAGGSNGVLVPPWLFAGQISVTNTAQSPFKNLYPRGKVGISIPAAAGEYRVAQALYPRRSADNCDVLYVNLDFRAAASDGNVTEPHRFWIGSMPASPAIEVLISPESLALQIGETLETIGPLKPNEWHNLQLALDLKHRTVSGSLGTPESITKFSGKPFSLGWSGAIDLVVLDARSHTGTTLAAIEYDNLGIYDSPIARVSLEPPTRAAGTNELDYAALTQELAELTGFDGDFELQTKDHPLASPWEPGPNSVVEALHSSQSPFRNTFPPGELGIHMPNRAEYDGFGRKISNATPNDQGQLFVSFDFRCANMDAGGNGSWRYYLGHGPGNSAAVELFFNGTTFFRSSAKAHKVVGPLVVGAWYQVQLTLNLNTKTYAGLLTSRAGQVEFSGKLSATWDGTIDYTFIDSYGHIGGVRPALDADNIVVSATGLPTFEADPVEAADTDRETRRARIKVIGQQLESFHPGEEINKLLAEGPFAMAYGMAEGTPHNARIQLRGEPDQPGNEVPRGFIKVLGGGLLEAETPGSGRLELAQWLTRVDNPLTARVMVNRIWQYHFGRGLVKTPNDFGVRGILPTHPDLLDHLATQFTRGGWSVKSLHRLIMLSATYQQASVVTTAQTQPPTTAAISDLYVRFSRRRLSAEEIRDAILAVSGELDTTPAREHSFPAPTSWGFSQHGPFSAVYDHNKRSVYLMTQRLKRHPFLALFDGADPNASTAERLGTTVPTQALFFLNDPFVHKKAEKWATHLQAASADETEVIERAWSRAVGRLPTETERHEATEFLAAYRAELSAAKMDNIETRSLAAYLRTLIGSNEFLHVD, from the coding sequence ATGAAATCCTCAATTTGGCTGATCGCGATTTTGCTGTTGAGTCTGCTTCCAACCAGCAGCCGCGCGGATGAAAACGACGACGTCTTTGAAGCGAAGATTCGACCGGTCCTGGTCGGCTCGTGCTTGCGTTGCCACAATGATACGAAGACGTCGGGGGGGCTCCGCGTCGATTCGTTGGAGGCGCTCCTCGAAGGGGGCGACTCCGGTCCTGCGATCGTGCCGGGCAATCCAGACGAGAGCCTGCTCATCCAAGCGATTCAGCGGCAGGCGGATGTCTATGCAATGCCACCCGATAAGGACAATGCACTGCGTCCCGATCAAGTTGCGGCGTTTGTCGCGTGGGTCAATGCGGGAGCCGTCTGGCCTGCGAATACCGCGAAATTTGAAGTCGCGACACACTGGTCGTTCCAGCCGATCCGTGATCCCCAACCGCCGCTTGTACATGACAAAGCGTGGGTAAAAACCAGTCTCGATGCATTCATCCGCGCAAAGCAGGAAGCGGCGGGAGTTCACCCCGCGCCGGTCGCTGACAAACGGACGCTGATTCGCCGAGCGACTTTCGATCTCACGGGACTGCCGCCGACGCCGGCAGAGGTTACGGCATTTGAGAAAGATGCTTCTTCACAGGCTTTTGAAAAAGTCGTCGATCGATTGCTCAAGTCTCCCACTTATGGAGAACGCTGGGGACGGCACTGGCTCGATGTGGTCCGCTACGCCGACACAGCAGGCGAGACGGCAGATTACCCGGTGCCGCTGGCTTGGCGGTATCGCAACTACGTTATCGATGCGTTCAACAACGACAAGCCCTATGACGAATTCCTGCGTGAACAAATTGCGGGGGATATTCTAGCCGAGCAAGGTCCGCGCGAGCGTTATGCCGAGCGGGCGACAGCGACCGGATTTCTTGCGATCTCGCGACGGTTCGGCTTCGACTCGGAAAATTATCACCACCTGACCATTCAAGACACGATCGACACACTGGGACAATCGGTGCTCGGTTTGAGTCTCGGTTGTGCCCGCTGTCACGACCATAAGTTTGACCCGTTGTCGATGCGGGACTACTACGGCCTGTACGGCATCTTCGACAGCAGCCGCTATGCGTTCCCTGGGTCTGAGCAAAAAAAACAAGTCCGGGCCATGCTGCCATTGATACCAGTGCAAGAGTCACGGGACAAATGGCTTGAATTCGATGCACGTGTGGCGTCGATAGCAGCCAGTCTAGAACAACAAAATCAACAGGCCCCGACCGCAATCCTGCGATCCCTGCACGACATTGACGGCGACTTCGAGATGCAGGCGGCTGCGGCGGGCGGCAGTAATGGCGTGCTTGTTCCGCCCTGGCTGTTTGCAGGACAAATTTCCGTTACGAATACGGCACAAAGCCCGTTTAAGAATCTCTATCCGCGCGGCAAAGTGGGCATCAGCATCCCCGCCGCGGCAGGTGAGTATCGGGTCGCTCAAGCACTCTACCCGCGCCGTTCCGCGGACAACTGTGACGTGCTCTACGTGAACCTCGACTTTCGTGCAGCCGCGTCTGATGGCAACGTCACGGAGCCGCATCGTTTCTGGATCGGAAGCATGCCGGCTTCACCTGCCATCGAAGTCCTCATCTCACCAGAATCCCTGGCTTTGCAGATCGGAGAGACGCTTGAAACCATTGGCCCCCTGAAGCCGAATGAATGGCACAATCTGCAACTGGCTCTCGATTTGAAGCACCGTACCGTGTCAGGCAGCCTCGGCACGCCGGAAAGTATCACCAAGTTCTCAGGCAAGCCGTTCTCGCTCGGGTGGTCCGGTGCCATCGACTTGGTCGTGCTGGACGCCCGCAGCCATACGGGCACAACACTTGCGGCCATTGAATATGACAATCTCGGAATCTACGACTCACCCATCGCGCGCGTTTCGCTCGAGCCGCCGACACGCGCCGCAGGGACCAATGAACTGGATTACGCCGCTCTGACGCAAGAACTAGCGGAGCTGACTGGCTTCGACGGCGACTTTGAATTGCAGACCAAAGACCACCCCCTTGCCAGCCCTTGGGAACCGGGACCAAATAGTGTCGTCGAAGCGTTGCACAGCTCGCAAAGCCCATTCCGCAACACCTTCCCTCCAGGCGAACTAGGCATCCACATGCCGAATCGGGCAGAGTACGACGGTTTTGGACGCAAGATCAGCAATGCGACGCCCAACGATCAGGGGCAACTCTTCGTCAGCTTTGATTTTCGTTGTGCGAACATGGACGCCGGAGGCAACGGTTCATGGCGTTACTATCTCGGCCACGGCCCCGGTAACTCGGCGGCGGTTGAATTATTCTTCAACGGCACTACATTTTTTCGTTCCAGCGCCAAAGCTCACAAAGTCGTCGGCCCGTTGGTTGTGGGCGCATGGTATCAGGTCCAACTTACACTAAACTTGAATACCAAGACCTATGCCGGCCTGCTCACGTCCCGCGCGGGTCAGGTGGAGTTCTCGGGCAAATTGTCGGCCACCTGGGACGGGACGATCGATTACACGTTTATCGACAGCTACGGCCACATCGGCGGTGTGCGGCCTGCCCTCGACGCTGACAATATTGTGGTCTCCGCAACCGGATTGCCCACGTTTGAAGCGGATCCAGTTGAAGCGGCGGATACTGACCGCGAAACACGGCGTGCCAGGATCAAGGTGATTGGCCAACAACTCGAGTCGTTTCACCCTGGTGAGGAAATCAATAAGCTACTTGCAGAGGGGCCGTTTGCGATGGCCTACGGCATGGCTGAAGGGACGCCGCATAATGCGCGGATTCAACTCCGCGGCGAGCCGGATCAACCCGGCAACGAAGTCCCGCGCGGTTTCATCAAAGTACTTGGCGGCGGTCTGCTAGAAGCAGAGACACCGGGGAGCGGGCGGCTGGAACTCGCCCAGTGGCTGACGCGCGTCGACAATCCGTTGACTGCGCGCGTGATGGTCAATCGCATCTGGCAGTACCACTTTGGCCGTGGACTTGTCAAAACGCCTAACGACTTCGGAGTCCGAGGAATTCTCCCGACGCACCCCGACTTGCTCGATCATTTGGCGACACAATTTACGCGCGGCGGCTGGTCGGTAAAGTCACTGCACCGGTTGATCATGCTGAGCGCGACGTATCAACAAGCCTCAGTCGTAACGACGGCGCAAACACAACCGCCAACCACAGCAGCCATAAGTGATCTTTACGTTCGCTTTTCGCGACGGCGACTCAGTGCTGAGGAAATTCGTGACGCGATTCTCGCGGTCAGTGGCGAGCTTGATACGACACCCGCGCGCGAACATTCGTTTCCGGCGCCGACCAGTTGGGGCTTTTCGCAACACGGCCCGTTCAGCGCAGTTTATGACCACAACAAACGTAGCGTCTACCTGATGACGCAACGTCTTAAACGGCATCCGTTCCTGGCACTGTTCGACGGTGCTGACCCGAATGCATCGACTGCTGAACGACTCGGGACGACGGTGCCGACACAGGCGTTGTTCTTTCTCAACGATCCGTTTGTCCACAAGAAAGCCGAAAAGTGGGCGACTCATTTGCAAGCGGCCAGCGCCGATGAAACAGAAGTGATCGAACGGGCTTGGTCCCGCGCCGTTGGCCGTTTACCGACCGAGACGGAACGCCACGAAGCAACCGAGTTCCTCGCGGCCTATCGCGCTGAACTCAGTGCGGCAAAAATGGACAACATCGAAACCCGCTCGCTGGCTGCCTACTTGCGCACGTTGATCGGCAGCAATGAATTTCTGCATGTGGATTGA
- a CDS encoding hemolysin family protein — protein MWGVELIIVLCMIAVNGIFAGYEIALASVSLSRLQVLLQEKRAGAKSAFYMKENMESSLATVQLGITLVGAIAAATGGAGASEKFAPYLRETFQISVGAAEFWAITAVVVPLTVATIIFGELIPKVFAIRNKEWVCLRMSNAIKWFSWSVWPVVRFLEMAVNWLMKLGQRHWQTRIDDQVSTESPELQELHASATLARWSRQIGAQEEKIIHGATALSQRLVQDIMLPASSISMLDVNASISDCLVAAHLDMHTRFPVTERTDDPQAIIGYVNFKDIVAHMRLSPHDRSLRAIVRTITSFEETTPASSCLETVIKEHRHIALVRDDAMHVVGMVTLEDMIEELVGEIEDEYDRLPAHVVPTGSGWIVGGGITLNHLAELSKIDLANDLPQQGARSLNEWIIGHLGRAVQGGETLERGQVRVVVRKVRRQKVLEAQIEGSPAISVEA, from the coding sequence ATGTGGGGGGTGGAATTGATCATCGTGCTGTGCATGATTGCGGTCAATGGAATCTTTGCAGGCTATGAAATTGCGCTGGCCTCCGTCTCTTTGTCGCGCTTGCAGGTCTTACTGCAGGAGAAACGCGCGGGGGCGAAATCTGCATTCTACATGAAGGAGAACATGGAATCGAGTTTGGCGACGGTCCAGTTGGGCATTACGCTCGTTGGAGCCATTGCTGCAGCGACAGGCGGCGCGGGGGCTTCCGAGAAATTCGCCCCGTACCTGCGCGAAACGTTTCAGATATCGGTCGGAGCTGCGGAATTTTGGGCGATCACGGCGGTGGTTGTGCCGTTGACCGTCGCCACGATCATCTTTGGCGAGTTGATTCCCAAAGTCTTTGCCATCCGCAACAAAGAGTGGGTCTGCTTGCGGATGTCGAATGCGATCAAGTGGTTTTCTTGGAGCGTGTGGCCGGTCGTACGGTTTTTGGAGATGGCGGTCAATTGGTTGATGAAGCTGGGGCAACGGCATTGGCAAACCAGGATCGACGATCAGGTTAGTACGGAGTCTCCTGAACTCCAAGAACTGCATGCGAGCGCCACGTTAGCCCGCTGGTCTCGCCAAATCGGTGCCCAGGAGGAGAAAATCATTCATGGGGCAACTGCATTGTCCCAACGTCTAGTTCAAGACATCATGCTCCCGGCCAGCAGTATTAGTATGCTCGACGTCAATGCGTCGATCAGTGACTGTTTGGTCGCCGCCCATCTCGACATGCACACTCGGTTTCCCGTGACGGAACGAACCGACGACCCGCAGGCGATCATCGGTTACGTCAATTTCAAGGATATTGTTGCGCATATGAGGTTGTCGCCGCATGACCGATCATTGCGGGCTATTGTGCGGACCATCACCAGTTTTGAGGAAACCACTCCCGCCTCCTCCTGTTTGGAAACGGTGATCAAAGAACACCGACACATTGCGCTGGTTCGTGACGATGCCATGCATGTCGTGGGCATGGTCACATTAGAGGATATGATCGAGGAACTCGTGGGTGAGATTGAGGACGAATACGATCGGCTTCCCGCTCATGTTGTCCCCACAGGCAGCGGGTGGATAGTCGGTGGCGGCATCACCCTCAACCATCTTGCGGAGTTGTCCAAAATCGACTTGGCCAACGATTTGCCGCAGCAGGGGGCACGCAGCCTGAATGAATGGATCATTGGACATCTTGGCCGAGCGGTTCAGGGAGGCGAGACACTCGAACGGGGACAGGTGCGCGTGGTCGTTCGCAAAGTCCGTCGGCAGAAAGTCCTGGAAGCTCAAATAGAAGGCAGCCCGGCAATCAGTGTGGAAGCTTGA
- a CDS encoding DUF1501 domain-containing protein, with protein sequence MKDKLASELTRRGMLRSIVGGSTLLPGIVSQLLAADGAMTVPPDPLQPKPTHFPPKAKQVIFLYMSGGVSHVDSWDPKPKLFADAGKTVPINEFQGRKGDYNMFLKRPQWDFAPHGECGTEVSGLFPHMAECVDDLCVIRSMKSDHTNHYEATLGIHTGSFTFARPSIGSWVSYGLGTLNRNLPSFIAIAPKSPYAGGQVWGSDFLPGAHQGTLVVPGREPVANIQRRAASNRLQELELRAMEKLNRRHLTPRGDDPLLTARMKSFETAFGMQSEMPGVFDLSKESDETLDLYGLQRGSTQGFAWQCLVARRLVERGVRFVELIDVGSSNNWDAHGDMLTHAPLAKNVDQPIAGLLRDLKRRGMLEETLVVWTTEFGRTPFNAAAGAAGREHHHWAFSSWLAGAGVKPGITYGESDEYGINTSENPVHVHDFHATILHLMGLDHERLTYRHTGRDYRLTDVHGNVVQEILA encoded by the coding sequence ATGAAAGACAAACTCGCATCAGAACTAACTCGCCGCGGCATGCTGCGCTCCATCGTCGGCGGCTCGACGCTGCTGCCGGGAATCGTATCACAACTGCTGGCCGCCGACGGCGCCATGACGGTTCCGCCCGATCCCCTACAACCCAAGCCAACGCATTTCCCACCGAAAGCGAAGCAAGTTATCTTTCTGTATATGAGCGGCGGCGTCTCTCATGTGGACTCCTGGGATCCGAAGCCGAAGTTATTTGCCGATGCGGGAAAAACAGTTCCGATCAATGAATTTCAAGGCCGCAAAGGGGACTACAACATGTTCCTCAAGCGTCCGCAGTGGGATTTCGCTCCGCACGGAGAATGCGGCACGGAGGTCAGCGGATTGTTCCCACACATGGCCGAATGTGTTGACGACTTGTGCGTCATCCGCTCGATGAAGTCGGACCATACGAACCACTATGAGGCGACGCTCGGCATTCACACTGGCTCGTTTACGTTTGCGCGGCCTAGCATTGGTTCGTGGGTTAGCTATGGCCTGGGAACACTGAATCGCAATTTACCGTCGTTCATCGCCATCGCGCCAAAATCACCCTATGCGGGGGGCCAAGTCTGGGGGAGCGACTTTCTGCCGGGGGCACATCAGGGAACGCTCGTTGTCCCTGGACGCGAGCCGGTTGCCAACATCCAGCGCCGCGCCGCAAGCAACCGTTTACAGGAACTGGAACTCCGAGCAATGGAAAAACTCAACCGGCGGCATCTCACGCCGCGGGGTGATGACCCATTGCTCACGGCGCGAATGAAGTCATTCGAAACCGCCTTCGGTATGCAGTCCGAGATGCCGGGCGTATTTGATCTCTCCAAGGAATCCGATGAGACGTTGGATCTCTACGGGTTACAGCGTGGCAGTACACAGGGCTTCGCCTGGCAATGTCTTGTCGCCCGCAGGCTCGTCGAACGTGGCGTCCGGTTTGTGGAACTGATCGATGTTGGTTCGTCGAATAACTGGGACGCGCACGGCGACATGCTCACCCACGCCCCACTGGCCAAGAATGTTGACCAGCCCATCGCCGGTTTGTTACGCGATTTGAAACGGCGAGGCATGCTGGAAGAGACACTTGTCGTTTGGACGACTGAGTTCGGCCGCACGCCGTTTAACGCCGCTGCCGGTGCCGCTGGTCGCGAGCATCATCATTGGGCTTTCTCATCCTGGCTTGCTGGCGCCGGGGTGAAACCGGGCATCACCTATGGGGAATCGGATGAATACGGCATCAATACCAGCGAGAATCCGGTCCACGTTCACGACTTCCACGCGACGATCCTGCACCTCATGGGCTTGGACCACGAACGTCTCACCTACCGACACACCGGCCGTGACTACCGTCTGACCGACGTGCATGGAAACGTGGTGCAGGAAATCCTTGCGTGA